In Oncorhynchus clarkii lewisi isolate Uvic-CL-2024 chromosome 2, UVic_Ocla_1.0, whole genome shotgun sequence, one DNA window encodes the following:
- the LOC139424210 gene encoding zinc finger protein 384-like isoform X5 codes for MEDSHFNSQYFWSPVPVQGQIENAMFLKQLKDQEKNTSFPSSHYQTTLLTVPKQEGGGQGQGGHQHPPHTQNITVVPVPSTGIMTAAGLVITTPQGTQLVSPASSSQSFVSGHPTTMIVSTLHAPDKKQEGGTPQVVVMPTPSKRGRKKKSTLGRAGPAGGHTLSAGNEALILAHLASGGQVVMSSQHYITDPYDLANEDENHSGKDCNKTYRCPWARVFFSFSLTQKLLHCMLWQRTHLLKYFTMCLYLHSGTQCVIFAAWTHTFSASLMHPLHTHTHASLHTLDTHSFAYFCLLPPPPPLSISPSYNVSLLFKLSLFVFLFLASAESAIFPAVFTDFPLYLFPLPVACLLFFTSLIHFICSIVFIFLSCCLFHLAFSLCFPHLLSHVSPIFCIFPLSSSPLPISHTPVSLSLLFVFSSVSHLLLPSFPSSLSLVFPFSRSFSPSLVCVSVSVP; via the exons ATGGAGGATTCCCATTTTAACTCTCAGTACTTCTGGTCCCCTGTGCCTGTACAAGGACAG ATTGAGAATGCCATGTTCCTGAAACAACTGAAGGACCAGGAGAAGAACACTTCGTTCCCCTCCTCTCATTACCAGACGACCTTGCTCACTGTCCCCAAGCAGGAAGGAGGGGGGCAGGGCCAAGGGGGTCACCAACACCCCCCTCACACCCAGAACATCACTGTGGTGCCTGTACCTTCCACTGGTATCAtgacagcag CGGGTCTGGTCATCACAACCCCTCAAGGCACGCAGCTGGTCTCTCCTGCCTCTTCCTCTCAGTCCTTCGTCTCTGGACATCCCACCACCATGATCGTCTCTACACTGCAcgctccag ATAAGAAACAGGAAGGTGGAACCCCCCAGGTGGTCGTCATGCCGACACCCTCGAAGCGAGGCAGGAAGAAGAAGTCGACACTAGGGAGGGCGGGGCCTGCCGGTGGCCACACCCTCTCCGCCGGAAATGAAGCGTTGATTCTGGCTCACTTGGCGTCGGGAGGGCAG GTGGTTATGTCTTCGCAGCATTATATAACTGACCCGTACGACCTCGCCAACGAAGACGAGAACCACAGCGGGAAAGACTGCAACAAGACCTACAG GTGCCCCTGGGCACGggtgtttttctctttctctctcacacagaaaCTACTCCACTGCATGCTGTGGCAGCGCACACACCTGCTGAAGTATTTCACTATGTGTTTGTACCTGCACTCTGGAACACAATGTGTTATCTTTGCAGCATGGACACACACATTCTCTGCCTCCCTCATGCAtccgctccacacacacacacacgcatccctGCACACATTGGACACGCACTCCTTCGCCTACTTCtgtctgctccccccccccccccctctttctatctctccttcaTACAATGTTTCCCTACTTTTCAAGCtatctctgtttgtctttctatTTCTTGCTTCAGCAGAATCTGCTATTTTTCCTGCTGTTTTCACTGATttccccctctatctcttccccctccctgttGCTTGTCTTCTTTTTTTCACATCCCTCATTCATTTCATCTGCTCAATTGTTTTTATCTTTCTATCCTGTTGTCTTTTTCATCTTGCTTTCTCCCTTTGTTTTCCACACTTGCTGTCTCATGTTTCACCCATTTTTTGCATttttccactctcttcctctcccttgccCATCTCTCATACCCCTGTCTCTTTGTCCTTGCTTTTTGTATTTTCATCTGTTTCTCACCTGCTCCTGCCCTCATTTCCTTCATCCCTATCTCTTGTCTTCCCATTCTCccgctctttctccccctccctggtctgtgtgtctgtctctgtcccgtaG
- the LOC139424210 gene encoding zinc finger protein 384-like isoform X1, with product MEDSHFNSQYFWSPVPVQGQIENAMFLKQLKDQEKNTSFPSSHYQTTLLTVPKQEGGGQGQGGHQHPPHTQNITVVPVPSTGIMTAAGLVITTPQGTQLVSPASSSQSFVSGHPTTMIVSTLHAPDKKQEGGTPQVVVMPTPSKRGRKKKSTLGRAGPAGGHTLSAGNEALILAHLASGGQVVMSSQHYITDPYDLANEDENHSGKDCNKTYRCRMCAVTFFSKSDMQIHSKSHTEAKPHKCPHCSKSFANSSYLAQHIRIHSGAKPYTCSYCQKSFRQLSHLQQHTRNHTESKPHKCPHCTKSFANSSYLAQHIRIHTGVKPYTCSFCQKSFRQLSHLQQHNRIHTGDRPYKCVHPGCEKSFTQLSNLQSHRRQHNKDKPFKCTNCNRGYTDAGSLEVHLSTHTVKHAKLYSCGLCNRTYTSETYLVKHMQKHNSDPLTAAAVAAAQHSQQNQQNQSHTQNQGGSRGQGRGEVTDSGADRAGGQGGGHEQGQNQGQNQGSYSQAETASCPFDLHQYKTVAAGDIQFKTVSVADLVTHKDLCLTVATSTIQVEHLNS from the exons ATGGAGGATTCCCATTTTAACTCTCAGTACTTCTGGTCCCCTGTGCCTGTACAAGGACAG ATTGAGAATGCCATGTTCCTGAAACAACTGAAGGACCAGGAGAAGAACACTTCGTTCCCCTCCTCTCATTACCAGACGACCTTGCTCACTGTCCCCAAGCAGGAAGGAGGGGGGCAGGGCCAAGGGGGTCACCAACACCCCCCTCACACCCAGAACATCACTGTGGTGCCTGTACCTTCCACTGGTATCAtgacagcag CGGGTCTGGTCATCACAACCCCTCAAGGCACGCAGCTGGTCTCTCCTGCCTCTTCCTCTCAGTCCTTCGTCTCTGGACATCCCACCACCATGATCGTCTCTACACTGCAcgctccag ATAAGAAACAGGAAGGTGGAACCCCCCAGGTGGTCGTCATGCCGACACCCTCGAAGCGAGGCAGGAAGAAGAAGTCGACACTAGGGAGGGCGGGGCCTGCCGGTGGCCACACCCTCTCCGCCGGAAATGAAGCGTTGATTCTGGCTCACTTGGCGTCGGGAGGGCAG GTGGTTATGTCTTCGCAGCATTATATAACTGACCCGTACGACCTCGCCAACGAAGACGAGAACCACAGCGGGAAAGACTGCAACAAGACCTACAG GTGCCGGATGTGTGCGGTGACCTTCTTCAGTAAGTCAGACATGCAGATCCACTCCAAGTCTCACACAGAGGCCAAGCCCCACAAGTGTCCCCACTGCTCCAAGTCATTCGCCAACTCCAGCTACCTGGCCCAGCACATCCGCATCCACAGCGGGGCCAAGCCCTACACCTGCTCCTACTGCCAGAAGTCCTTTAGACAGCTCAGTCACTTACAGCAGCACACACG AAACCACACAGAGTCCAAGCCCCACAAGTGTCCCCACTGCACTAAGTCCTTTGCAAACTCCAGCTATCTGGCCCAGCACATCCGCATCCACACAGGGGTGAAACCCTACACCTGCTCTTTCTGTCAGAAGTCCTTCAGACAGCTCAGTCATCTACAGCAGCACAACAG GATCCACACAGGAGACAGGCCTTATAAGTGTGTTCATCCGGGCTGTGAGAAATCCTTCACACAACTCTCCAACCTACAG TCCCACAGACGGCAGCACAACAAGGACAAACCCTTCAAGTGCACCAACTGTAACCGTGGTTACACGGACGCGGGCAGTCTGGAAGTCCACCTGTCCACTCACACGGTCAAACACGCCAAGCTCTACTCCTGTGGCCTCTGCAACCGCACATACACCTCT GAGACGTACCTGGTGAAACACATGCAGAAACACAACTCAGACCCGCTCACTGCAGCGGCGGTGGCTGCTGCACAGCACTCTCAGCAGAACCAACAGAACCAAAGCCATACCCAGAACCAGGGAGGTTCTCGTGGCCAAGGCCGAGGAGAGGTCACCGATAGTGGGGCAGACCGAGCCGGAGGACAAGGTGGGGGTCATGAACAAGGACAGAACCAGGGGCAAAATCAGGGTAGCTACTCTCAGGCAGAGACGGCATCCTGCCCCTTTGACCTGCACCAGTATAAGACAGTCGCTGCAGGGGACATCCAGTTCAAAACAGTCAGTGTGGCAGACCTAGTGACCCACAAGGACCTCTGTCTCACCGTGGCTACCTCCACCATTCAGGTGGAGCACCTAAACTCATAG
- the LOC139424210 gene encoding zinc finger protein 384-like isoform X3, which translates to MEDSHFNSQYFWSPVPVQGQIENAMFLKQLKDQEKNTSFPSSHYQTTLLTVPKQEGGGQGQGGHQHPPHTQNITVVPVPSTGIMTAAGLVITTPQGTQLVSPASSSQSFVSGHPTTMIVSTLHAPDKKQEGGTPQVVVMPTPSKRGRKKKSTLGRAGPAGGHTLSAGNEALILAHLASGGQVVMSSQHYITDPYDLANEDENHSGKDCNKTYRNHTESKPHKCPHCTKSFANSSYLAQHIRIHTGVKPYTCSFCQKSFRQLSHLQQHNRIHTGDRPYKCVHPGCEKSFTQLSNLQSHRRQHNKDKPFKCTNCNRGYTDAGSLEVHLSTHTVKHAKLYSCGLCNRTYTSETYLVKHMQKHNSDPLTAAAVAAAQHSQQNQQNQSHTQNQGGSRGQGRGEVTDSGADRAGGQGGGHEQGQNQGQNQGSYSQAETASCPFDLHQYKTVAAGDIQFKTVSVADLVTHKDLCLTVATSTIQVEHLNS; encoded by the exons ATGGAGGATTCCCATTTTAACTCTCAGTACTTCTGGTCCCCTGTGCCTGTACAAGGACAG ATTGAGAATGCCATGTTCCTGAAACAACTGAAGGACCAGGAGAAGAACACTTCGTTCCCCTCCTCTCATTACCAGACGACCTTGCTCACTGTCCCCAAGCAGGAAGGAGGGGGGCAGGGCCAAGGGGGTCACCAACACCCCCCTCACACCCAGAACATCACTGTGGTGCCTGTACCTTCCACTGGTATCAtgacagcag CGGGTCTGGTCATCACAACCCCTCAAGGCACGCAGCTGGTCTCTCCTGCCTCTTCCTCTCAGTCCTTCGTCTCTGGACATCCCACCACCATGATCGTCTCTACACTGCAcgctccag ATAAGAAACAGGAAGGTGGAACCCCCCAGGTGGTCGTCATGCCGACACCCTCGAAGCGAGGCAGGAAGAAGAAGTCGACACTAGGGAGGGCGGGGCCTGCCGGTGGCCACACCCTCTCCGCCGGAAATGAAGCGTTGATTCTGGCTCACTTGGCGTCGGGAGGGCAG GTGGTTATGTCTTCGCAGCATTATATAACTGACCCGTACGACCTCGCCAACGAAGACGAGAACCACAGCGGGAAAGACTGCAACAAGACCTACAG AAACCACACAGAGTCCAAGCCCCACAAGTGTCCCCACTGCACTAAGTCCTTTGCAAACTCCAGCTATCTGGCCCAGCACATCCGCATCCACACAGGGGTGAAACCCTACACCTGCTCTTTCTGTCAGAAGTCCTTCAGACAGCTCAGTCATCTACAGCAGCACAACAG GATCCACACAGGAGACAGGCCTTATAAGTGTGTTCATCCGGGCTGTGAGAAATCCTTCACACAACTCTCCAACCTACAG TCCCACAGACGGCAGCACAACAAGGACAAACCCTTCAAGTGCACCAACTGTAACCGTGGTTACACGGACGCGGGCAGTCTGGAAGTCCACCTGTCCACTCACACGGTCAAACACGCCAAGCTCTACTCCTGTGGCCTCTGCAACCGCACATACACCTCT GAGACGTACCTGGTGAAACACATGCAGAAACACAACTCAGACCCGCTCACTGCAGCGGCGGTGGCTGCTGCACAGCACTCTCAGCAGAACCAACAGAACCAAAGCCATACCCAGAACCAGGGAGGTTCTCGTGGCCAAGGCCGAGGAGAGGTCACCGATAGTGGGGCAGACCGAGCCGGAGGACAAGGTGGGGGTCATGAACAAGGACAGAACCAGGGGCAAAATCAGGGTAGCTACTCTCAGGCAGAGACGGCATCCTGCCCCTTTGACCTGCACCAGTATAAGACAGTCGCTGCAGGGGACATCCAGTTCAAAACAGTCAGTGTGGCAGACCTAGTGACCCACAAGGACCTCTGTCTCACCGTGGCTACCTCCACCATTCAGGTGGAGCACCTAAACTCATAG
- the LOC139424210 gene encoding zinc finger protein 384-like isoform X2, protein MEDSHFNSQYFWSPVPVQGQIENAMFLKQLKDQEKNTSFPSSHYQTTLLTVPKQEGGGQGQGGHQHPPHTQNITVVPVPSTGIMTAAGLVITTPQGTQLVSPASSSQSFVSGHPTTMIVSTLHAPDKKQEGGTPQVVVMPTPSKRGRKKKSTLGRAGPAGGHTLSAGNEALILAHLASGGQHYITDPYDLANEDENHSGKDCNKTYRCRMCAVTFFSKSDMQIHSKSHTEAKPHKCPHCSKSFANSSYLAQHIRIHSGAKPYTCSYCQKSFRQLSHLQQHTRNHTESKPHKCPHCTKSFANSSYLAQHIRIHTGVKPYTCSFCQKSFRQLSHLQQHNRIHTGDRPYKCVHPGCEKSFTQLSNLQSHRRQHNKDKPFKCTNCNRGYTDAGSLEVHLSTHTVKHAKLYSCGLCNRTYTSETYLVKHMQKHNSDPLTAAAVAAAQHSQQNQQNQSHTQNQGGSRGQGRGEVTDSGADRAGGQGGGHEQGQNQGQNQGSYSQAETASCPFDLHQYKTVAAGDIQFKTVSVADLVTHKDLCLTVATSTIQVEHLNS, encoded by the exons ATGGAGGATTCCCATTTTAACTCTCAGTACTTCTGGTCCCCTGTGCCTGTACAAGGACAG ATTGAGAATGCCATGTTCCTGAAACAACTGAAGGACCAGGAGAAGAACACTTCGTTCCCCTCCTCTCATTACCAGACGACCTTGCTCACTGTCCCCAAGCAGGAAGGAGGGGGGCAGGGCCAAGGGGGTCACCAACACCCCCCTCACACCCAGAACATCACTGTGGTGCCTGTACCTTCCACTGGTATCAtgacagcag CGGGTCTGGTCATCACAACCCCTCAAGGCACGCAGCTGGTCTCTCCTGCCTCTTCCTCTCAGTCCTTCGTCTCTGGACATCCCACCACCATGATCGTCTCTACACTGCAcgctccag ATAAGAAACAGGAAGGTGGAACCCCCCAGGTGGTCGTCATGCCGACACCCTCGAAGCGAGGCAGGAAGAAGAAGTCGACACTAGGGAGGGCGGGGCCTGCCGGTGGCCACACCCTCTCCGCCGGAAATGAAGCGTTGATTCTGGCTCACTTGGCGTCGGGAGGGCAG CATTATATAACTGACCCGTACGACCTCGCCAACGAAGACGAGAACCACAGCGGGAAAGACTGCAACAAGACCTACAG GTGCCGGATGTGTGCGGTGACCTTCTTCAGTAAGTCAGACATGCAGATCCACTCCAAGTCTCACACAGAGGCCAAGCCCCACAAGTGTCCCCACTGCTCCAAGTCATTCGCCAACTCCAGCTACCTGGCCCAGCACATCCGCATCCACAGCGGGGCCAAGCCCTACACCTGCTCCTACTGCCAGAAGTCCTTTAGACAGCTCAGTCACTTACAGCAGCACACACG AAACCACACAGAGTCCAAGCCCCACAAGTGTCCCCACTGCACTAAGTCCTTTGCAAACTCCAGCTATCTGGCCCAGCACATCCGCATCCACACAGGGGTGAAACCCTACACCTGCTCTTTCTGTCAGAAGTCCTTCAGACAGCTCAGTCATCTACAGCAGCACAACAG GATCCACACAGGAGACAGGCCTTATAAGTGTGTTCATCCGGGCTGTGAGAAATCCTTCACACAACTCTCCAACCTACAG TCCCACAGACGGCAGCACAACAAGGACAAACCCTTCAAGTGCACCAACTGTAACCGTGGTTACACGGACGCGGGCAGTCTGGAAGTCCACCTGTCCACTCACACGGTCAAACACGCCAAGCTCTACTCCTGTGGCCTCTGCAACCGCACATACACCTCT GAGACGTACCTGGTGAAACACATGCAGAAACACAACTCAGACCCGCTCACTGCAGCGGCGGTGGCTGCTGCACAGCACTCTCAGCAGAACCAACAGAACCAAAGCCATACCCAGAACCAGGGAGGTTCTCGTGGCCAAGGCCGAGGAGAGGTCACCGATAGTGGGGCAGACCGAGCCGGAGGACAAGGTGGGGGTCATGAACAAGGACAGAACCAGGGGCAAAATCAGGGTAGCTACTCTCAGGCAGAGACGGCATCCTGCCCCTTTGACCTGCACCAGTATAAGACAGTCGCTGCAGGGGACATCCAGTTCAAAACAGTCAGTGTGGCAGACCTAGTGACCCACAAGGACCTCTGTCTCACCGTGGCTACCTCCACCATTCAGGTGGAGCACCTAAACTCATAG
- the LOC139424247 gene encoding DDB1- and CUL4-associated factor 13-like gives MKVKVLSRNPDDYVRETKLDIQRVPRNYDPSLHPFEVPREYTRALNATKLERVFAKPFLASLDGHRDGVNCMAKHPKSLSTMLSGSCDGELKVWNLTKRECVRTLQAHEGFVRGMVVRFCGTSFFTVGDDKTIKQWKMETPGYGEEEEPLNTILGKSVFTSIDHHQKEGVFVTCGQQVDIWDEQRSSPIRSFSWGVDSFSCVRFNPVETELLASCASDRSIVLYDMREATPLKKVIMNMRSNTLCWNPMEAYNFTCSNEDYNLYTYDMRYLDKPFTVHMDHVSAVLDVDYSPTGKEFVSASFDKTIRIFPKDSGHSRLLSASDEMNIRLWKANAAEKLGLLAPREKAAVNYSQKLKEKFQHHPQIRRISRHRHLPKSIYSQSKELRVMKEARRRKERNVRKHSKPGSMPVVTEKEKHVVTVVK, from the exons ATGAAAGTTAAAGTCCTCTCCAGGAATCCGGACGACTATGTCCGTGAGACGAAGTTGGATATCCAGCGTG TACCACGAAATTACGACCCGTCCCTCCATCCGTTCGAGGTGCCAAGAGAATACACCCGTGCACTGAATGCCACCAAGTTGGAGCGCGTGTTCGCCAAGCCGTTCCTGGCTTCTCTGGACGGCCACAGGGATGGGGTgaactgcatggccaagcacccCAAGAGCCTCTCCACAATGCTGTCCGGCTCCTGCGATGGAGAG CTGAAGGTGTGGAATCTAACCAAACGTGAGTGTGTTCGTACACTCCAGGCCCATGAAGGCTTTGTCAGGGGGATGGTTGTCCGCTTCTGTGGCACCTCCTTCTTTACG GTTGGTGATGACAAGACTATCAAACAGTGGAAGATGGAGACTCCTGGCTACGGAGAGGAAGAGGAACCTCTCAATACTATTCTTGGGAAG TCTGTGTTCACCAGCATCGACCACCACCAGAaggagggtgtgtttgtgacGTGTGGCCAGCAGGTGGACATCTGGGATGAGCAGCGCAGCAGCCCCATCCGCTCCTTCTCCTGGGGCGTGGACAGTTTCAGCTGCGTCCGCTTCAACCCTGTAGAG ACTGAACTTCTAGCAAGTTGTGCCTCTGACAGAAGTATTGTGCTGTATGACATGAGGGAAGCTACACCTCTTAAAAAG GTAATCATGAATATGAGGAGCAACACTTTGTGCTGGAATCCCATGGAAGCCTATAACTTTACTTGCTCTAATGAAGATTACAA TCtgtatacatatgatatgaggtACCTGGACAAGCCTTTCACCGTCCACATGGACCATGTCTCAGCCGTACTGGATGTAGACTACTCTCCAACTGGTAAGGAGTTTGTCTCGGCCAGCTTTGACAAGACCATCCGCATCTTCCCCAAAGACAGTGGCCACAGCAGGTTACTGAGTGCTTCAGATGAGATGAACATCCGACTGTGGAAGGCCAACGCTGCTGAGAAGTTGGGATTG CTGGCTCCTAGGGAGAAGGCAGCTGTGAACTACAGCCAGAAGCTGAAGGAGAAGTTTCAGCACCACCCTCAGATCCGCCGCATCTCGCGCCACCGCCACCTGCCCAAGTCCATCTACAGCCAGAGCAAGGAGCTGCGTGTTATGAAGGAGGCTCGCCGCAGAAA GGAGAGGAACGTACGCAAGCACAGCAAGCCTGGCTCCATGCCCGTGGTGACGGAGAAAGAGAAACATGTGGTCACCGTGGTGAAATAG
- the LOC139424210 gene encoding zinc finger protein 384-like isoform X4, with the protein MEDSHFNSQYFWSPVPVQGQIENAMFLKQLKDQEKNTSFPSSHYQTTLLTVPKQEGGGQGQGGHQHPPHTQNITVVPVPSTGIMTAAGLVITTPQGTQLVSPASSSQSFVSGHPTTMIVSTLHAPDKKQEGGTPQVVVMPTPSKRGRKKKSTLGRAGPAGGHTLSAGNEALILAHLASGGQHYITDPYDLANEDENHSGKDCNKTYRNHTESKPHKCPHCTKSFANSSYLAQHIRIHTGVKPYTCSFCQKSFRQLSHLQQHNRIHTGDRPYKCVHPGCEKSFTQLSNLQSHRRQHNKDKPFKCTNCNRGYTDAGSLEVHLSTHTVKHAKLYSCGLCNRTYTSETYLVKHMQKHNSDPLTAAAVAAAQHSQQNQQNQSHTQNQGGSRGQGRGEVTDSGADRAGGQGGGHEQGQNQGQNQGSYSQAETASCPFDLHQYKTVAAGDIQFKTVSVADLVTHKDLCLTVATSTIQVEHLNS; encoded by the exons ATGGAGGATTCCCATTTTAACTCTCAGTACTTCTGGTCCCCTGTGCCTGTACAAGGACAG ATTGAGAATGCCATGTTCCTGAAACAACTGAAGGACCAGGAGAAGAACACTTCGTTCCCCTCCTCTCATTACCAGACGACCTTGCTCACTGTCCCCAAGCAGGAAGGAGGGGGGCAGGGCCAAGGGGGTCACCAACACCCCCCTCACACCCAGAACATCACTGTGGTGCCTGTACCTTCCACTGGTATCAtgacagcag CGGGTCTGGTCATCACAACCCCTCAAGGCACGCAGCTGGTCTCTCCTGCCTCTTCCTCTCAGTCCTTCGTCTCTGGACATCCCACCACCATGATCGTCTCTACACTGCAcgctccag ATAAGAAACAGGAAGGTGGAACCCCCCAGGTGGTCGTCATGCCGACACCCTCGAAGCGAGGCAGGAAGAAGAAGTCGACACTAGGGAGGGCGGGGCCTGCCGGTGGCCACACCCTCTCCGCCGGAAATGAAGCGTTGATTCTGGCTCACTTGGCGTCGGGAGGGCAG CATTATATAACTGACCCGTACGACCTCGCCAACGAAGACGAGAACCACAGCGGGAAAGACTGCAACAAGACCTACAG AAACCACACAGAGTCCAAGCCCCACAAGTGTCCCCACTGCACTAAGTCCTTTGCAAACTCCAGCTATCTGGCCCAGCACATCCGCATCCACACAGGGGTGAAACCCTACACCTGCTCTTTCTGTCAGAAGTCCTTCAGACAGCTCAGTCATCTACAGCAGCACAACAG GATCCACACAGGAGACAGGCCTTATAAGTGTGTTCATCCGGGCTGTGAGAAATCCTTCACACAACTCTCCAACCTACAG TCCCACAGACGGCAGCACAACAAGGACAAACCCTTCAAGTGCACCAACTGTAACCGTGGTTACACGGACGCGGGCAGTCTGGAAGTCCACCTGTCCACTCACACGGTCAAACACGCCAAGCTCTACTCCTGTGGCCTCTGCAACCGCACATACACCTCT GAGACGTACCTGGTGAAACACATGCAGAAACACAACTCAGACCCGCTCACTGCAGCGGCGGTGGCTGCTGCACAGCACTCTCAGCAGAACCAACAGAACCAAAGCCATACCCAGAACCAGGGAGGTTCTCGTGGCCAAGGCCGAGGAGAGGTCACCGATAGTGGGGCAGACCGAGCCGGAGGACAAGGTGGGGGTCATGAACAAGGACAGAACCAGGGGCAAAATCAGGGTAGCTACTCTCAGGCAGAGACGGCATCCTGCCCCTTTGACCTGCACCAGTATAAGACAGTCGCTGCAGGGGACATCCAGTTCAAAACAGTCAGTGTGGCAGACCTAGTGACCCACAAGGACCTCTGTCTCACCGTGGCTACCTCCACCATTCAGGTGGAGCACCTAAACTCATAG